tccgtctcattacaAGTGTCcatttactttttgcacacagttttaaaaaattccactaacttcattctctaccagtcagaaatcttctctctccacaATAACCTTTTCTGATTGGTTGAAACATAAAGTGAACACTTGAAATgagacatcccaaaatagaaatgtgaAGTGAGACGGAAGAAGTATTTTTTTTTAGCTCATTTATGTTTTACTTAGTTTTCTCCACTCAAAATTCAAAATGATGGTAAATAGTAAACTAGTAAAGACACGTACCGAGACAACCTTATAAAACTACAAGATCAAGAAAACACTACCAGCAAATTGGAAGGGACCAATTTGAAACTACATCTTGTTATAAATAGAGGAAGCAACTAATCATAGTTGATACTACTATACGGAGTATAATATTCTAAGTGTTTTCGATCAGTAGAAAATATCTGAATCTACAGAAACAAAAATAAGCAGCTATGGGAGCTCTAGATCATCTTCAAAACATTTTCGATTGCGGAAGTAGTAACAACAGAAAATACAAAAAGCAATTGCAGGTATATTCATTATATATCTATTAAATTTGTTTATTTTCTCAATTAGTTTTCGAGTTTCATTTTATTTTGTTTACCAACTAAGCGATTCGATAAAGTTTTCTTTATCAGAAATTATTTCTATTGTTTGATTGTTTAATTGCCTGTGTTTTACTTTAAATCACGATATACTTTTGTGGTCAATTAAGTTTTAGGTTAAAATAAGAAAATCGATTATTATAAATGAACTTGTACTCGGATGTACACGAACTCGATTTGGATTTATATATTGGAGATTTTATTTTGATTCTAAAGTTTCACTTTCATCAAAGAATTACGTTTATATAATTTTGATTCTAAAGTTACATAAGTTTATCAGAAGTATATAAATAAATTAGTAGAGTACTGTAATATACATCAATTCATTGAAACATTTTCATATTTTTTAGTTTTCTTTTTTTACTAGAAATTTTGAGTTTGATAATACTGTAATTGTTATTTGGTTTCCTAGGTCACAAGCTAGCAAAATATTAACTTATTAGGAGGAATATATAGACAAAGTTATTTTAAATCAGAAATTGAATTTAAATTTATTTCTTATGATTATTTTGGTTAAATTACTTTTATTTGGGTCCATCTGTTTTAATCGAAATCCTACAAATAGAATCTAGTATGCTTTTCGATTTCAGTTTTTAATTGAATTTGGTTTCGATTTTcagttttgactttaaatattttaaatCCGAATAAACTTAACAAATAAACTGAGGAAACTAAAATTTGATGAACACCCCTGATAGTAGCAAGTTGGGTGGTAAGTTGAGCTGATGTGATGATAGTACTACTTGTCTACATTTAGGAAGAGATAGAGAGTGACTAGCTAGCTATCGAAAGCGAAACAAATGATGCTTTACTGCTGTACCTCCAAGAATATTGTACAACTGTGAAAGCTGTTTTAGTTCCAACCAAAAAGTCTTAAATATTTTTTTTCTAAAATTTGCTAAAATTAGTAATACGATTTTACAAATTAGTCGTTATATatgaatacataaataaatatatataatatttttttggaAAGCTAATTCTCATTAAGCCAATGAAAAGATTTGTACATGCACTCTAGAATTACAAAGAGCCAAACCTGgccaatatatattatataatatatataaaatattatacatataatatcAAGACTAAATAGTACTCCGTAATTGTGGTTTTCATTTGAGCTATTGGCCATTATTAATCCATTTGAATTTTTTCAAAAAGAGTAAATAGTAATTGTTGTTAGTTTATGTTATGTACACCGCAAGTTATTGCGAGATTCAATGATTCATTGTGTATTAAAAGAGTAACTAGCTAGGTTGCATAATACGTCATGTACATTTTCAAAAATAGGTTGATGTTACTTGTTATAGTTATCCGTTTATaattttttataatattaaaaaaaaaaaaatgtacctTTCGGTGCGATTTATAACGAATATGGAGTAATACTTTGATTAACGATTTAATGGATGAGCTGTTTTTTACTTATCATATAAAAGCACTATCGGATTCAGTAAAGACTTGAACAGATATTAAATTTGTTTTATTGATCGAGAATTTATATAATTTTGATGAGTCCGTATCAAAGAACCTATTTGCTTCCTTTTCCTACATCTTAGACACTATTTTTTTTTGTACAGTTACAGTTTAATACAGTAATTCTTTAGGacatacaaatataaatttattgtTCATGATCTTATATATAGTGATGATAAATAATCaaaaatcatgtatattaatatttttacttcgTATATATAATgagaataaatataattaataaataattaattattccgcattaaaaaaaaataattgttattaatattaatatttaatattaaatattatattaatattaatattgtaattgtaattgtaagaaAAGTACGAAAGCATCATAAAATATATAGGAATACATCCACGATGCATGTTTGAGTTGACCTAAAGTAAACCGTGTAGCCCACGACTTGTAAGTTGACACGTGGCTTTATGTCTTGAAATTACATTACATATATGCCCCGACTACATGTCAAAATAACATGCATTTGTTGCcccatatttatttaattttttgagtatatatatattactactaTATACGGAGTATTAGTTTACGGAGTATTAGAGTATATTATACGGAGTAACAGACAACTCACATATGTCacgaattaattatattattattattacttactaatttatttatttatttatatagaataTACGATTATAATATTTGGTATTTGTATTCTTAAATCCTTATATACTCGATCAATATGTACCatataataaaattattttgtacacaAACAGGATGACCATGCTTTATGTATTATTTAAAACTACGCGTTTTTGCCCTTTATAGTAAGTTAATAATAATttgtgttttgattttaatttgcaAATGTTTGATGTTATTAATAGACGGTGGAGATTAAGGTAAAGATAGACTGTGATGGGTGCGAGAGGAAAGTAAGGAGATCAGTTGAAGGGATGAAGGGTGTAACATCAGTAAGCATCGAACGAAAGCAACATAAGCTAACAGTTGTTGGGTACGTTGAACCAAACAAAGTCTTGTCTCGTGTTTGTTTTAGAACTGGGAAAAAGGCTGAGCTTTGGCCTTACGTACCGTATGATATTGTGGCTCATCCTTACGCACAAGGTGTGTATGACAAAAAGGCACCAGCTGGGTATGTCAGGTACGTTGAAGATCCCAACAACAACTTGGCACGAGCTAGCTCCACTGAAGTTAGGTACACAACGGCTTTCAGCGACGAAAATCCAGCTGCTTGTTCAATCATGTGATCATTCCTATTCAATCCTTTTGGGGGCCGGGCCACAAAGTCGATCAgtctaatattgtttaaaaactaaaGGAAATCAAGGACTTGATATGTATAACAAAATATGTGGTGTTGGGTGCGTATCTCTAgacttattttttatatataacacaAAGACGAGTTTGGGTATTAAttttattatagtatagtttttttattttaattctctgtttattgtaatataaaataTATTGTTTGGTCTATGGTTTCTCTCCTGCATATTTTAGGATTTGTCATAACCCATTGGCATCAATCAACATTCAATACACCCCTTCTTCAATCTATTAGACAACCATATGTAGCTTCTAAAATTAAAGCCTCCTGATTTATATTCCTCCGTAATAGATATCCGGTGACCCATTATATTCGATCAATACCCTCTTATCTAAACCTCAATAGTCGATATTACTGATCTGCCATTATATCATTTCCTTGAAAACATTCTGATTAGCTCAAAGTACGTTATTCATACACCTTAATCCCCAGTCACTGGTATTTGAACGTGTTTCATAGTTCAAGATTAAACATGTACGGGGCATCTCGTGGAATGAATATCTATATATTGCTCTAATGTCAAATTCCACTGTGATCGACAAATTCCTATACAACACACTAAACGATCGAAGACCTATTTAACTTTTTTAGAACCTATGTTATTCCTCATTTCACATGAAGATCTATATATTTCCGCTGATTCTATTTTGTGGATATATAGTATATTTGGGATATTGTAGCTTAATGAAGTAGGAAATAGTAACAATCATGTTTCAAAAATATTCTATTACGAGTATATATAATAACGTACAAAAGCCAACTAAACagcagtttatatttatattatacatacTTTATGCTAAAGTTTTTATATTTTCAAGCTGTAAAGGTATTTGATTATTAGTGATACCTACCTACcaattattataacttatatttatatatttatatttatatttcccCTATAAAGTGTTTAATTTGTACTAGTATTAGATTAGAATTAGAAATCATCGGGTGGTGGTGGCATGATAAAACCATGGCCTTCCTGAAATTAGTCAGTGGAGATTAATCAGTTAAAAAAGTAAGATACCAGGTGAATAAAAATTAGATAGAATTAGAATTGCGGTGAACATAACGAAAACGCCACTTTGCCTAATTGTCATCAAAAGATACTTTAAGT
The window above is part of the Rutidosis leptorrhynchoides isolate AG116_Rl617_1_P2 chromosome 1, CSIRO_AGI_Rlap_v1, whole genome shotgun sequence genome. Proteins encoded here:
- the LOC139855342 gene encoding heavy metal-associated isoprenylated plant protein 26-like, whose amino-acid sequence is MGALDHLQNIFDCGSSNNRKYKKQLQTVEIKVKIDCDGCERKVRRSVEGMKGVTSVSIERKQHKLTVVGYVEPNKVLSRVCFRTGKKAELWPYVPYDIVAHPYAQGVYDKKAPAGYVRYVEDPNNNLARASSTEVRYTTAFSDENPAACSIM